From a region of the Candidatus Brocadia sp. genome:
- a CDS encoding chemotaxis protein CheD produces MNDVQTAITVGVGDLKITQAPNELKTLLGSCIGVVLHDPINKIGGLLHVMLPKNNSNDLKITKYADTGLPFFIYQMVTHAGASRGALYAKIFGGAKMFETNGLFNIGESNEIEVRRILKEEGIRVVSAKTGGTKGYNILCDTETGEVTCRIFGEAIVIY; encoded by the coding sequence ATGAATGATGTTCAGACTGCAATTACTGTTGGCGTTGGCGATCTGAAGATTACGCAAGCGCCTAATGAATTAAAAACATTACTGGGCTCCTGCATTGGAGTTGTATTACACGACCCTATCAACAAAATTGGTGGGCTATTACACGTAATGTTACCAAAAAATAATAGTAATGATTTAAAGATTACCAAGTACGCTGATACAGGGCTCCCCTTTTTTATTTATCAGATGGTCACCCATGCAGGCGCATCCAGAGGGGCTCTTTATGCCAAAATATTTGGTGGCGCAAAGATGTTCGAGACCAATGGCCTGTTTAATATAGGTGAATCAAACGAAATAGAGGTACGACGAATATTGAAAGAAGAAGGAATCAGGGTAGTATCGGCGAAAACCGGTGGTACGAAAGGATACAATATTTTGTGCGATACAGAGACGGGTGAGGTAACGTGCCGTATCTTTGGTGAAGCAATCGTAATTTATTAA
- a CDS encoding four helix bundle protein: MPAKHQNTSTKSQINSNKQNPMFKQYDLEERTFCFAKNVTLYVRQLTKNVSTLEHGKQVIRASGSVGANYIEANEALSKKDL; this comes from the coding sequence ATGCCTGCAAAGCACCAAAATACAAGCACCAAATCACAAATAAATTCCAATAAACAAAATCCAATGTTCAAACAATATGATTTAGAAGAAAGAACATTCTGTTTTGCCAAGAATGTTACCCTTTATGTGAGGCAATTAACAAAAAATGTTTCAACCTTGGAACATGGTAAGCAAGTAATACGTGCTTCTGGTTCTGTAGGAGCTAATTATATTGAAGCCAACGAAGCCCTAAGTAAAAAAGACTTGTAA
- a CDS encoding response regulator — translation MKKILVVDDSKVIRMVIKRLLTQHGYQIAGEAENGRAAFEKYKDLRPDAVTMDIIMPEVDGIQGLKDILSFDKQAKVIMISAIDQKESLLEAIRQGAADYVVKPFEDDRMVAAMKNIFDENQKDAGGSRQ, via the coding sequence ATGAAAAAAATTTTAGTAGTAGACGACTCTAAAGTCATAAGGATGGTAATCAAGCGACTTTTGACACAACATGGGTATCAGATTGCAGGGGAGGCTGAAAATGGAAGGGCGGCATTTGAAAAATACAAAGACTTAAGACCAGACGCCGTAACTATGGATATTATCATGCCAGAAGTTGACGGCATTCAAGGGTTGAAAGACATCCTATCCTTTGATAAACAAGCAAAAGTAATCATGATTTCCGCCATAGACCAGAAAGAATCATTGCTGGAAGCCATTCGGCAAGGAGCGGCAGATTACGTGGTTAAACCATTTGAGGATGATCGGATGGTGGCGGCAATGAAGAATATATTTGACGAAAACCAAAAGGATGCGGGAGGCAGTAGGCAGTAG
- a CDS encoding GxxExxY protein yields the protein MGLEFEKLTDDIIAASIEVHKTLGPGFLEAVYENALSREFETRDIPYKRQWEISIFYHGNEVGKHRLYMFVFDKFVVELKAIKEVTNEHFAIVRSYLKAVRQRHGLILNFAKPILEIKRVIFTE from the coding sequence GTGGGACTTGAATTTGAGAAATTGACAGATGATATCATTGCAGCATCCATTGAAGTTCATAAAACCCTTGGACCAGGTTTTCTTGAAGCTGTTTATGAAAATGCACTTTCACGAGAATTCGAAACTCGTGACATTCCTTATAAACGACAATGGGAAATATCTATATTCTACCATGGAAATGAAGTAGGCAAGCACAGACTGTATATGTTTGTTTTTGATAAATTTGTAGTTGAATTAAAGGCAATAAAGGAAGTTACAAATGAGCATTTTGCAATTGTTCGTTCCTATTTAAAAGCAGTAAGACAAAGACACGGTTTGATCCTAAACTTTGCAAAACCAATTTTGGAAATAAAAAGAGTTATTTTTACAGAATAA
- a CDS encoding protein-glutamate O-methyltransferase, translating to MDIDINDKEFGLFQRLIYNKSGINLTPAKKELLKSRLIKRLRERSLTSFKEYYQYVTEEDTTGEELVSMLDCISTNLTEFFRESAHFDFLSENVLPVLLENKRKNREKKIRIWCAGCSTGEEPYSISMILSERIEQLSKWDIKILATDLSTRVLKKATQGIYAKERLRDIPLQMLNTYFKKESHNLKDCYQINDFLKGLIAFRRLNLTDEIFPFKGQFDFIFCRNVMIYFDKQTQSELVSKFYKHLAPEGYLFIGHSESLAGTETRFRYVRPTVYQK from the coding sequence ATGGACATCGATATTAACGATAAAGAATTTGGTCTTTTTCAGCGGCTAATCTACAATAAAAGCGGAATAAATCTTACCCCTGCAAAAAAAGAGCTATTGAAATCGCGATTAATAAAACGTTTACGGGAGCGTTCATTAACTTCATTTAAAGAATACTATCAATACGTTACGGAAGAAGATACAACGGGCGAAGAACTGGTCAGTATGCTGGATTGTATTTCCACAAACCTCACAGAATTTTTTAGGGAATCGGCTCATTTTGATTTCCTGTCAGAAAATGTGCTTCCTGTCTTACTGGAGAACAAAAGAAAAAACCGTGAGAAAAAGATCAGGATATGGTGCGCAGGGTGCTCAACCGGCGAAGAGCCATATAGTATTTCTATGATACTGTCAGAACGTATAGAACAGCTTTCGAAATGGGATATAAAGATATTAGCTACCGATTTGTCAACCAGGGTATTAAAAAAAGCCACTCAAGGAATATATGCAAAAGAACGGTTGAGGGATATTCCTCTTCAAATGCTCAACACTTATTTCAAAAAGGAATCTCATAATCTCAAAGACTGTTATCAAATAAATGATTTCCTGAAAGGATTGATTGCCTTTAGAAGGCTCAATCTGACCGATGAAATCTTTCCCTTCAAAGGGCAATTTGATTTTATATTTTGCAGAAATGTGATGATCTATTTTGACAAACAAACGCAGAGTGAATTGGTGTCAAAATTTTATAAACATCTTGCCCCAGAAGGATATCTTTTCATAGGACACTCTGAAAGCCTTGCCGGCACTGAAACCAGGTTCCGGTATGTACGGCCCACAGTTTATCAAAAGTAA
- a CDS encoding chemotaxis response regulator protein-glutamate methylesterase — protein sequence MVKKIKVLIVDDSAVVRKILSAGLSKDHEIEVIGTAADPFIARDKIVNLRPHVVTLDVEMPRMDGISFLQRLMTYYPLPVIMVSSLTQAGCETTLKALEIGALDFVAKPSLDISHTLDEIITELAEKIKESAHVKVKKKEYFKDAGNKKTNTLSPKTNHALINSTHKIVAIGASTGGTEALKEVLIHMPSNAPGILIVQHMPQLFTKSFADRLNSLCSIEVREAKNGDSIIPGLALIAPGNYHMELRRNGARYHVITNQAPPVRRHRPSVEVLFESVAKYAGSNAVGVIMTGMGDDGANGLLKMKEAGAKTIAQDEDSCVVFGMPKEAIKLGAVDTVVPLNKITPSVLSSLEMKTPQSLLRQKD from the coding sequence ATGGTAAAGAAAATAAAGGTGTTAATTGTGGATGATTCAGCGGTAGTTCGAAAAATATTATCCGCAGGCCTGAGCAAGGATCACGAGATTGAAGTTATTGGAACAGCGGCAGATCCGTTTATTGCCCGGGATAAAATTGTAAATTTAAGGCCCCATGTAGTCACACTGGATGTCGAAATGCCCAGGATGGATGGCATCTCCTTTCTGCAAAGATTAATGACCTATTATCCATTACCCGTCATTATGGTCAGTTCCTTGACGCAGGCTGGTTGTGAGACCACATTAAAGGCACTGGAAATAGGGGCATTGGATTTTGTTGCAAAACCATCACTGGACATATCACATACGCTTGATGAAATAATAACCGAACTGGCGGAAAAGATAAAAGAATCCGCACATGTTAAAGTGAAAAAAAAAGAATATTTCAAGGATGCTGGCAATAAGAAGACCAATACCCTGTCACCCAAAACAAATCACGCATTGATAAACAGCACACACAAGATTGTTGCAATAGGGGCATCGACAGGAGGAACGGAGGCGCTCAAGGAGGTGTTGATCCATATGCCATCAAACGCACCGGGAATATTGATTGTGCAGCATATGCCACAGTTGTTCACAAAATCCTTTGCTGACCGATTGAATTCTCTTTGTTCTATCGAAGTGAGAGAGGCGAAGAACGGAGATAGTATTATTCCTGGCCTGGCGCTGATTGCACCGGGAAACTATCACATGGAGTTACGAAGAAATGGCGCCCGATATCACGTAATAACAAACCAGGCCCCCCCGGTTCGTCGCCATAGACCATCTGTCGAAGTGCTATTTGAATCTGTTGCAAAATATGCTGGTTCAAATGCCGTTGGCGTGATCATGACAGGTATGGGCGATGACGGCGCAAATGGCCTTTTGAAAATGAAAGAGGCAGGCGCTAAAACGATAGCCCAGGATGAAGATAGCTGCGTGGTATTTGGTATGCCCAAGGAAGCAATCAAATTAGGCGCGGTTGATACGGTCGTTCCATTGAACAAAATTACCCCTTCCGTTTTATCATCGTTAGAAATGAAAACACCACAATCTCTCCTCCGGCAGAAGGATTGA
- a CDS encoding cobyrinate a,c-diamide synthase, whose product MLPKTFDYTCCSSVTLITENSNYYPRILIAGTHSGVGKTTITLGLMSVLKDKGYVVQGFKAGPDYIDPSHHTAITERPSRNLDTWLMSRDVCLELFEHAFTGSNMAVIEGVMGLYDGCLDGTESGSTAHLAKVLNTPVVLVVDAKGLSRSAGAIVLGYKHFDREVKIQGVILNRVRSGRHYTSLKNSIENYCEIPVLGYVPFHEEIMLPERHLGLVPSVEQEFSKSAYQKIGKLLSATVDIGKLVDIALSSKNLPSFEKTAFCGVNEQVPCRIAVAMDEAFNFYYQDNLDLLELLGAELTYFSPIYDKYLPADIDGLYIGGGFPELYASMLASNTTMKESIRKAHRNGVVMYGECGGMMYLLEKLTDFKNNSHEMCGILKGTTKMENKRQGLGYVLVKAIHDTILCMKGDTFKAHEFHWSSLHVPVGAQYAYELSKHGDNTPKQDGLIANRVLGSYSHVHFLTEPKLAKQLLHTIADRI is encoded by the coding sequence TTGTTGCCAAAAACCTTTGATTATACTTGTTGTTCATCAGTGACTCTCATAACAGAAAATTCCAATTATTATCCAAGAATATTGATCGCCGGTACACACAGCGGTGTTGGTAAGACAACGATTACCCTGGGTTTGATGTCCGTGCTGAAAGACAAGGGTTACGTAGTTCAAGGCTTTAAAGCCGGACCGGATTATATTGACCCTTCACATCATACGGCCATTACGGAAAGACCCTCTCGGAATCTGGATACCTGGCTTATGAGCAGAGATGTGTGCCTGGAATTGTTCGAACACGCTTTTACGGGCTCGAATATGGCAGTAATTGAAGGTGTGATGGGGTTGTATGACGGTTGTTTGGACGGGACAGAGTCGGGGAGTACAGCGCATCTTGCAAAAGTATTGAATACTCCTGTAGTATTGGTCGTGGATGCAAAAGGATTGTCGCGCAGTGCAGGTGCGATTGTATTGGGATACAAGCACTTTGATAGAGAGGTGAAAATACAGGGGGTAATCCTGAACAGAGTGAGGAGTGGGCGACACTATACTTCTCTTAAAAACTCTATTGAAAACTATTGCGAGATTCCGGTACTGGGGTATGTCCCTTTTCATGAGGAAATAATGCTGCCGGAGCGCCATCTTGGTTTGGTGCCATCCGTTGAGCAGGAGTTTTCAAAATCTGCATATCAAAAGATTGGTAAGCTGTTATCTGCCACCGTGGATATAGGAAAACTTGTCGATATTGCATTATCCTCAAAAAATCTTCCGTCCTTTGAGAAGACCGCATTTTGCGGTGTTAATGAACAAGTTCCCTGCCGGATCGCCGTTGCCATGGATGAGGCATTCAATTTTTATTATCAGGATAATCTCGATCTCCTGGAGTTGCTCGGGGCTGAGCTGACGTATTTTAGTCCTATCTATGATAAATACTTACCAGCGGACATTGATGGCCTGTATATCGGTGGCGGTTTCCCTGAATTATACGCCTCCATGCTCGCATCAAATACCACCATGAAGGAGTCTATTCGAAAAGCGCACAGGAATGGTGTCGTCATGTATGGAGAATGCGGTGGAATGATGTATTTGCTTGAAAAACTCACTGATTTTAAAAATAATAGCCATGAGATGTGCGGAATACTGAAGGGTACTACCAAGATGGAAAATAAACGGCAGGGATTAGGTTACGTACTGGTAAAAGCAATTCATGATACGATTCTGTGTATGAAAGGTGACACATTCAAGGCACACGAATTTCATTGGTCGTCTTTACACGTGCCTGTCGGGGCACAATATGCGTATGAGCTGTCTAAACATGGTGACAATACGCCAAAACAAGACGGTCTAATTGCTAACCGCGTACTTGGTTCTTATAGTCACGTACATTTTCTGACTGAGCCCAAGTTGGCAAAACAACTTTTACACACAATTGCGGATCGAATCTAG
- a CDS encoding YHS domain-containing protein yields MIAKYFLIPGFICIITGCANTTTLSQKEQPKVIDPVCAYFSDMGCVHITIGENTPKSSYEGVAYYFCSQECKVDFDKEPSKYLRNVTPPEGTIDFVCHMKIDELRRFVTCVYQDKIYYFCSDHCRTKYLTNPDAYTGKE; encoded by the coding sequence GTGATAGCAAAATATTTTCTGATACCAGGTTTTATATGCATAATTACCGGATGCGCAAATACAACGACTTTATCGCAAAAAGAACAACCAAAGGTCATTGATCCGGTCTGTGCATATTTTTCTGATATGGGATGTGTTCATATTACGATTGGCGAAAATACTCCAAAATCCAGTTACGAAGGAGTGGCATATTATTTTTGTAGTCAAGAATGCAAAGTGGACTTTGATAAGGAGCCATCCAAATATCTCAGAAATGTTACGCCTCCGGAGGGCACGATCGATTTTGTATGTCATATGAAAATCGATGAATTAAGAAGATTTGTTACCTGCGTGTATCAGGATAAAATCTATTACTTTTGTTCTGATCATTGCAGGACAAAGTATCTTACCAATCCGGATGCTTATACCGGGAAAGAATAA
- a CDS encoding transporter, with translation MGIINRRFKYVCSLFVLLLLLCGTNVDANHGPGTGGGATTIPAITLKSGTFSLGLRTELTEFESISDSKLLRKAEKAGSFDVIDRTFIHTVEMGYGITDDLTFGLSFGWFEAINFRESELEDDEVEVFQANPDGITDLWLSGKYRFWRGHQGHYAFLAGVKFPTGVDDKENNHGEKLEAVEQPGSGSYDFATGLAYSRWFTEKWTLDTNVHYTFRTEGARDFEIGDRMDWNLATAYQVVQRNKYPNFAPVGEINVRYLFRDEEDGEDIKDSGGTTVFLSPGVRVGVTSHLGIGASVFFPVFQNLNGEQQETDFKAVVGVSYGF, from the coding sequence ATGGGGATTATAAATCGTAGATTTAAGTATGTGTGTTCATTATTCGTACTCCTTTTACTCCTCTGCGGAACGAATGTTGATGCGAATCATGGCCCTGGAACAGGCGGGGGGGCTACTACCATCCCGGCGATTACTTTAAAAAGTGGAACATTTTCATTGGGGTTAAGAACGGAATTAACTGAATTCGAGTCCATTTCCGATTCAAAACTTCTTAGAAAAGCTGAAAAAGCCGGTTCTTTTGACGTCATAGATAGAACTTTCATCCATACCGTTGAGATGGGGTATGGTATTACCGATGATCTGACGTTTGGTCTTAGCTTTGGTTGGTTTGAAGCGATCAACTTTCGCGAGTCTGAACTCGAAGACGATGAAGTTGAGGTATTTCAGGCGAATCCCGATGGAATCACTGATTTATGGCTTTCAGGTAAGTACCGTTTCTGGCGCGGGCATCAAGGGCATTATGCTTTTTTGGCAGGCGTTAAATTTCCTACCGGTGTTGATGACAAGGAGAACAACCATGGAGAAAAATTAGAAGCGGTGGAACAGCCGGGGAGCGGTTCCTATGATTTTGCAACGGGCTTAGCCTATTCACGCTGGTTTACAGAAAAATGGACATTAGACACAAACGTCCACTATACTTTTCGTACCGAGGGGGCAAGAGACTTTGAAATAGGCGATCGTATGGATTGGAATCTTGCGACTGCGTATCAGGTGGTCCAAAGAAATAAATACCCAAATTTTGCTCCTGTTGGAGAAATTAATGTAAGATATCTTTTTCGGGATGAGGAAGACGGGGAGGACATAAAAGACAGTGGAGGAACTACGGTTTTCCTTTCGCCGGGAGTCCGCGTAGGAGTTACTTCCCATCTGGGGATAGGTGCGTCAGTATTTTTTCCAGTTTTTCAAAACCTCAATGGTGAGCAGCAGGAAACTGATTTTAAAGCGGTTGTTGGCGTTAGCTATGGTTTTTAA